One window of the Synechococcus sp. CC9311 genome contains the following:
- a CDS encoding DUF2499 domain-containing protein: protein MHALSLGTWWIHVASVFEWLLAMVLIAQHGSKRSQTSMIWLSAAMIPALISAMAACTWHLYDNTESLRWLVTLQASTTLLGNVTLAIAAWNLQRDAMVKG, encoded by the coding sequence ATGCATGCTCTTTCGCTTGGCACATGGTGGATCCATGTGGCGTCTGTTTTTGAGTGGTTGTTGGCGATGGTCTTGATCGCTCAGCACGGTTCGAAACGTTCTCAAACGAGCATGATCTGGCTCTCTGCAGCCATGATTCCTGCCTTGATCAGTGCCATGGCTGCCTGCACTTGGCACTTGTATGACAACACCGAGAGCCTTCGTTGGCTCGTGACTCTGCAAGCCAGTACCACCCTGCTTGGAAATGTCACGTTGGCCATTGCTGCTTGGAATTTGCAACGCGACGCCATGGTGAAGGGATGA
- the csaB gene encoding polysaccharide pyruvyl transferase CsaB, with protein sequence MSGLASSSSPRRILLCGYYGEHNLGDDALLEVLNKQLPQGWQPLITANDKAAVQMIVPGALVVNRRSLKTVLKSIKQVQAVVLGGGSLLQDSTSFRSLIYYIVLIVVAQVKRKPVLLWGQGLGPLRHAWSRYLVGLVLNGATSITWRDTASMQLAKRLGIKTSMLVAPDPVWTHQMSEHQGGGNIVLCWRPTNLLTTSDWSVLLQGVDQLSKKTGKQVTWFAFHTNQDSNLLHTLNEKGLVPDRLAVRSTTVLAESIEHSQSVFKEASLVIAMRLHALILAIVSQCPSTALSYDPKVEAAAKTADVPWFDLAKLPRLEIMLASWSECMSHPPSKLHLQNIREQSYEHERALRSNLEKLN encoded by the coding sequence ATGTCTGGCCTGGCTTCGTCTTCATCGCCGAGGCGGATTCTCCTTTGTGGCTATTACGGAGAACACAACCTGGGAGATGACGCCCTTCTTGAGGTGTTGAACAAACAGTTGCCTCAAGGATGGCAACCCCTGATAACGGCCAATGACAAAGCAGCAGTTCAAATGATTGTTCCAGGTGCATTGGTGGTGAACAGGAGGTCGTTGAAGACTGTCCTAAAGAGCATCAAGCAGGTGCAGGCGGTGGTACTTGGAGGTGGGAGCCTGCTCCAAGACAGCACAAGTTTTCGAAGCCTTATTTATTACATTGTTTTGATCGTGGTAGCGCAAGTGAAGCGCAAACCGGTGCTGTTATGGGGACAGGGACTCGGCCCACTTAGGCATGCGTGGAGCCGATATCTCGTGGGCCTGGTGCTGAATGGTGCGACGTCTATTACCTGGAGAGATACTGCATCAATGCAACTAGCCAAGCGACTGGGAATTAAAACATCGATGTTAGTAGCTCCGGATCCAGTCTGGACTCATCAAATGAGTGAGCATCAAGGAGGAGGAAATATTGTGTTGTGTTGGCGCCCAACCAACTTGTTAACAACTAGCGATTGGTCAGTGTTACTACAAGGCGTTGATCAACTCAGTAAAAAAACTGGCAAGCAAGTAACTTGGTTCGCATTTCATACCAATCAAGATTCCAACCTGCTACATACATTGAATGAAAAGGGATTGGTACCAGACAGGCTCGCCGTAAGATCAACGACTGTTCTCGCAGAAAGTATAGAGCATTCTCAGAGCGTCTTTAAAGAAGCAAGTCTAGTTATTGCAATGCGATTACATGCACTCATTCTTGCAATAGTCAGTCAATGCCCTTCTACAGCACTCAGCTATGACCCAAAAGTAGAAGCAGCAGCAAAAACTGCAGATGTTCCATGGTTTGATTTGGCAAAATTACCAAGACTGGAAATAATGTTAGCAAGTTGGAGTGAGTGCATGTCACATCCTCCATCAAAGCTACACCTTCAAAACATTCGTGAACAATCCTACGAACATGAGCGAGCACTCAGATCGAACCTAGAGAAGTTGAATTAA
- a CDS encoding ABC transporter substrate-binding protein: MKKITFIQKVVVSLLILIISLSGISFYRAQVIESVSILMPAPFADSTQELVKQFNRENRGKIRLKVIRGPLATDAMSDLAISSLLLGSTPFDGLLMDVTWLPKYAEAGWLEPLESFFDDVDVSLLAPGAREGNNFNNHLYRWPLVADMGLLYWRTDLMDLPPKTPEELVSISKTLQKENRVDWGYVWQGRQYEGLSCVYLEMIEGFGGYWLNTSNNHIGLDQVPGVEAASWLKSLITEGVSPQAVTNFAEQEALQSFRAGDSAFMRNWPYAWADLQKADSSVKGNVGVTTMVAKPGFSTATLGSWGLTVMKNSNHIDSTIKAIRFLTNEDSQKFLFLDYGYTPTMNSVIDDTDLFLQAPIIRELGLALNVTKPRPETPLYAQISDVLQRQLSTVITTQQLPKAGMIRATDNTEQILISAGVEP; the protein is encoded by the coding sequence ATGAAAAAAATAACATTCATTCAAAAGGTCGTAGTTTCGTTGTTAATTTTGATCATTTCATTGTCTGGTATTAGCTTTTATCGCGCTCAGGTGATTGAATCAGTATCTATATTGATGCCTGCCCCATTTGCAGATTCCACTCAAGAGCTGGTTAAACAATTTAATCGTGAAAATCGTGGAAAAATACGGCTGAAGGTAATTCGAGGTCCATTAGCAACAGATGCAATGTCTGATTTAGCAATCAGTAGCTTGCTTTTAGGTAGCACTCCATTTGATGGTTTGCTTATGGATGTTACATGGCTACCTAAATATGCGGAGGCGGGTTGGTTGGAGCCACTTGAGTCATTTTTTGATGACGTTGATGTGTCTTTACTCGCACCTGGGGCACGTGAGGGGAACAACTTTAACAATCACTTATACCGTTGGCCACTTGTGGCTGATATGGGCTTGCTCTATTGGAGGACTGATTTAATGGATCTTCCCCCAAAGACTCCAGAAGAACTGGTTTCAATTAGTAAGACTCTACAGAAAGAAAATAGAGTGGATTGGGGATACGTATGGCAAGGACGACAATATGAAGGTCTGAGTTGTGTTTATCTAGAAATGATCGAAGGATTTGGTGGATATTGGTTAAACACCAGTAACAATCATATTGGCTTGGACCAGGTACCTGGTGTTGAAGCAGCCTCTTGGTTGAAATCGTTAATTACAGAGGGTGTTAGCCCTCAGGCTGTTACCAACTTTGCAGAACAAGAGGCTTTGCAAAGTTTCAGAGCAGGGGATTCAGCTTTTATGCGAAATTGGCCCTATGCCTGGGCTGATTTACAAAAAGCAGATAGCTCAGTTAAGGGGAATGTAGGGGTGACGACTATGGTCGCTAAGCCTGGCTTTTCGACAGCTACATTAGGAAGCTGGGGACTTACAGTCATGAAGAACTCTAATCATATTGACTCAACAATTAAGGCAATACGCTTTCTAACGAACGAAGATTCACAAAAATTTCTCTTCCTTGATTATGGATATACTCCAACGATGAATAGTGTTATTGATGACACAGATCTATTCTTGCAAGCACCAATTATACGCGAGCTTGGTCTTGCTTTAAATGTAACTAAGCCAAGACCTGAGACCCCACTCTATGCCCAAATAAGCGATGTTCTACAACGACAGCTAAGTACTGTAATAACAACCCAACAGCTCCCTAAAGCCGGAATGATTCGTGCCACTGATAACACTGAACAGATTTTAATTTCTGCAGGAGTTGAACCATGA
- a CDS encoding ABC transporter ATP-binding protein codes for MTLQIQDLGRRVGQQWIVRHLNLQVNDGECVALVGPSGCGKSSTLRLIAGLDQVSEGEIILNQTSVTHAKAAQRAVGMVFQSYALLPHLSVFANLELGLRVRGVPPLERKQRIQAMLDLVQLQDRANVLPAQLSGGQRQRVALARALLRDPDVYLLDEPMSNLDAQLREELRPELRRLVLDRNKPVIHVTHDQHEAMAMADRIAVLHSGHIQQVATPAELYHRPETLFIAKFIGRPQINCLRPNNGVICAIRPESLFFVKDGIPCKLMSREWLGSSQLLYLDSPQGPLRLSCSTTVDIPESLHVSWNPSDEHHFDAASGNRLH; via the coding sequence ATGACTCTTCAAATTCAAGATTTAGGACGCCGTGTTGGCCAACAATGGATTGTTAGGCATTTAAATCTTCAAGTTAATGACGGAGAATGTGTTGCATTAGTGGGTCCTTCTGGCTGTGGCAAGAGTAGTACTCTGAGGCTAATTGCCGGCCTTGATCAAGTTTCTGAAGGTGAGATTATTCTCAATCAGACGAGCGTTACGCATGCCAAAGCGGCTCAGAGAGCTGTTGGAATGGTTTTTCAAAGCTATGCCTTGCTTCCTCATTTGAGTGTATTTGCAAATTTGGAACTTGGTCTTCGCGTACGCGGAGTTCCTCCTTTAGAGCGCAAACAGCGGATTCAAGCCATGCTTGATCTTGTTCAACTGCAAGACCGTGCAAATGTGTTGCCGGCACAGTTATCTGGAGGTCAAAGACAAAGGGTGGCATTGGCTAGAGCTTTGCTGCGTGATCCTGACGTGTACTTGCTCGATGAGCCCATGAGCAATTTAGATGCCCAACTTCGTGAAGAGTTACGGCCAGAACTTCGTCGTCTTGTGCTGGATCGGAATAAACCAGTCATCCATGTGACTCATGACCAGCACGAGGCGATGGCGATGGCTGACCGTATTGCTGTTTTGCATTCTGGCCATATCCAACAGGTTGCAACTCCTGCTGAGCTCTATCATCGTCCCGAAACTTTGTTTATTGCCAAGTTTATTGGTAGACCTCAGATTAATTGTCTGAGACCCAATAATGGTGTTATTTGTGCTATTCGTCCTGAGTCTCTCTTCTTTGTCAAGGATGGAATTCCTTGCAAATTAATGTCTCGCGAATGGCTTGGTAGTTCTCAGCTTCTTTACCTTGATTCCCCTCAAGGCCCCTTGAGATTATCTTGTTCCACCACTGTAGACATTCCTGAGTCTCTCCATGTTTCATGGAATCCTTCTGATGAGCATCATTTTGATGCAGCAAGTGGAAATCGCCTTCACTAA
- a CDS encoding carbohydrate ABC transporter permease codes for MIGLLLIPSFLLLIVVFVVPLIRYSWLSFHADSVVTGLIAIPNNGANWFRLAQDERYWQALSQTFRFSGVSVSLELLLALIIALLLDQRWRGRDVVRAIALIPWALPTTVMALGWRWIFNTPFGPIDHFTNLLGLGSLNILGEPSMAWLATVLADVWKTTPFAALILVAGLQSIPSDLYEAIELEGANSMTCLRRITLPLLRPYILLAMLFRLAQAFGVFDLIQVLTGGGPAGSTESIALYAYLNALRFLDFGYSSTIIISSFIVICFVCLVAWFFVKFFFPQQSFVRPGA; via the coding sequence ATGATTGGGCTGTTATTAATACCATCGTTTCTTTTGCTTATTGTCGTTTTTGTTGTACCGTTAATTCGCTATTCATGGTTAAGTTTCCATGCTGATTCTGTCGTCACAGGATTAATAGCTATACCTAATAACGGAGCAAATTGGTTCAGATTAGCTCAAGATGAAAGGTATTGGCAGGCCCTAAGCCAGACATTTCGATTCTCTGGAGTATCGGTTAGCTTAGAATTACTTCTGGCGTTGATCATTGCACTTCTTCTAGATCAACGTTGGCGAGGACGTGATGTAGTTCGTGCCATAGCTCTTATTCCATGGGCTTTGCCGACAACAGTTATGGCGCTTGGTTGGCGATGGATTTTTAATACACCCTTTGGCCCAATAGATCACTTTACAAATTTACTCGGCCTTGGATCACTGAATATTCTTGGTGAGCCCAGCATGGCTTGGTTGGCAACAGTATTAGCCGATGTCTGGAAAACAACTCCCTTCGCTGCACTGATTCTCGTTGCAGGTCTTCAATCAATTCCTTCTGATCTTTATGAGGCAATTGAGCTTGAAGGTGCTAACTCAATGACTTGTCTAAGGCGCATCACACTTCCTTTGCTACGTCCCTATATTCTGTTGGCAATGTTGTTTCGATTGGCACAAGCTTTTGGTGTATTTGATTTGATTCAGGTCTTAACAGGTGGAGGTCCGGCTGGTAGCACTGAGAGCATTGCTTTATATGCTTATTTGAATGCTCTTAGATTTTTGGATTTTGGATATAGTTCTACGATTATAATTAGTAGCTTTATTGTAATCTGCTTCGTTTGCTTAGTTGCTTGGTTTTTTGTCAAGTTTTTCTTTCCGCAGCAGTCTTTTGTTAGACCTGGAGCCTAA
- the ggpS gene encoding glucosylglycerol-phosphate synthase has translation MAVTKGQSPFILLYHRTPFDEGRDEKGNRIWCDQKSPNGIIPTLRNLFRTRENGTWIAWRKVDKVEDANDENIPMSNPKPFTLCRIPLEEDQISSFYHVTSKESFWPILHTFPTHFNVNNADWSIFEEVNYRFAKAACHQAAESATVWVHDYNLWLVPGYIRELRPDLKIAFFHHTPFPGNDVFAILPWREQILESLLCCDVVGFHIPRYTENFARAANCLLGAKKGSKQPVNSRFVSTGSALTEPSETPCLHYKGRKIQLLSSPVGTSPDVIQELAARADVQELADKIDDDTKKGRKLILSASRVDYTKGNEELLLAFERLLERRPDWHGKVVLMLACVAAASGMKIYEDTQRTIEETAGRINGRFSLIDWVPIRFSTRRIPYEEMVAWFTRSDICWITPLRDGLNLVAKEYAAARKDRGGALVLSEFTGASVVLDGAILTNPYSHRQMDEAIERALEMPKDEQIKRMSRMSSAVESFTVSDWVREQMDALEA, from the coding sequence ATGGCGGTCACAAAGGGACAAAGTCCTTTCATTCTTCTGTACCATCGCACGCCATTTGATGAAGGGAGAGATGAAAAGGGCAACAGGATTTGGTGCGATCAGAAAAGTCCAAATGGAATTATCCCGACCTTAAGAAATTTATTTCGAACCCGGGAAAACGGTACTTGGATAGCCTGGAGGAAAGTTGACAAAGTAGAAGATGCGAATGATGAGAACATTCCAATGTCTAATCCGAAACCCTTTACCCTATGCAGAATCCCACTAGAAGAAGATCAAATCTCTAGCTTTTATCATGTAACTTCCAAGGAATCATTCTGGCCAATCTTACATACTTTCCCTACACATTTTAATGTAAACAACGCAGATTGGAGTATTTTTGAAGAAGTTAATTATAGGTTTGCCAAAGCTGCATGTCATCAGGCAGCTGAATCAGCTACCGTTTGGGTACATGATTATAACTTGTGGCTTGTTCCTGGTTATATCAGGGAATTAAGGCCTGACCTAAAGATTGCTTTTTTCCATCACACACCATTTCCAGGAAATGATGTTTTTGCTATTTTGCCATGGCGTGAACAGATTCTCGAAAGCCTATTATGTTGCGATGTTGTTGGATTCCATATTCCGCGTTATACCGAAAACTTTGCTCGTGCAGCCAACTGTCTATTAGGTGCTAAAAAGGGATCAAAGCAACCTGTTAACTCTCGCTTTGTTTCTACTGGATCGGCATTAACTGAACCATCGGAGACCCCCTGTTTACATTACAAGGGACGTAAAATTCAGCTGTTATCGTCTCCGGTGGGAACATCACCAGATGTGATCCAAGAACTTGCAGCACGGGCTGATGTTCAAGAGTTAGCAGATAAAATTGATGATGATACTAAGAAAGGTAGAAAGCTAATTCTTTCTGCGAGTCGTGTTGACTACACGAAGGGTAATGAAGAACTTTTACTTGCATTTGAACGTCTACTGGAACGTCGACCCGATTGGCATGGAAAAGTGGTGCTCATGCTTGCTTGTGTTGCAGCTGCAAGCGGCATGAAAATCTACGAAGACACGCAACGAACCATCGAAGAGACCGCTGGGCGTATCAATGGCCGATTTAGCTTGATTGATTGGGTTCCTATCCGTTTTTCTACACGACGCATTCCTTACGAAGAAATGGTTGCATGGTTCACACGCTCAGATATCTGTTGGATTACACCACTTCGAGATGGATTAAATTTGGTTGCTAAAGAATATGCAGCTGCACGTAAGGATCGAGGCGGGGCTTTAGTGCTTTCTGAGTTTACGGGTGCCTCAGTTGTGCTTGATGGAGCAATTTTGACCAATCCGTATTCTCATCGTCAGATGGATGAAGCAATTGAACGAGCACTAGAAATGCCTAAAGATGAACAAATTAAACGTATGAGCCGCATGAGCAGTGCTGTAGAGAGTTTTACAGTGAGTGATTGGGTTCGTGAACAGATGGATGCATTAGAGGCTTGA
- a CDS encoding carbohydrate ABC transporter permease, whose amino-acid sequence MNKRYLIALLLIWSLGPLLWQIYTSFSTDQALVQPFAPIGQRWTLIHYRSVLTANPPFWLYLFNSLIVGFVSTVLCLILAIPASYALNLIPKRLAWFSRLSLAGAALFPYVLLFLALLEIARDFNLGNNLLALSIPYAALSQPLAILLLSSAFDNIPNELEDAARLEGLGLWQRLRWVLIPLIAPATASTAILVFLFCWNEYPIALTWISDTNKLTLPVAMARIAGSSVFAIPFGAYAAATVLGSIPLVLLVLIFQKPIVSGLTSGAVKG is encoded by the coding sequence ATGAATAAACGATATTTAATAGCATTGCTTTTAATCTGGTCTCTAGGGCCATTGCTTTGGCAAATTTATACTTCATTCAGCACAGACCAAGCTCTTGTTCAACCTTTTGCACCTATTGGTCAACGCTGGACATTAATTCATTATCGAAGTGTACTAACTGCCAATCCTCCTTTTTGGCTTTATTTGTTTAACAGTCTCATTGTTGGATTTGTTTCTACTGTTCTTTGTCTCATCTTAGCAATACCTGCATCTTATGCACTAAATCTAATCCCAAAAAGATTGGCTTGGTTTAGTCGACTATCTCTAGCCGGTGCTGCTTTATTTCCTTATGTATTGCTATTTTTAGCACTATTGGAGATTGCTCGAGATTTTAATTTAGGCAATAATTTATTGGCGTTAAGCATTCCTTACGCAGCACTTTCCCAGCCTCTAGCCATCCTTTTGCTTAGTAGTGCTTTTGATAATATTCCCAATGAATTAGAGGATGCAGCAAGACTTGAAGGTCTTGGCCTTTGGCAGCGTCTTCGTTGGGTTCTAATTCCACTAATTGCACCCGCAACTGCTAGTACTGCAATATTAGTATTTCTATTTTGTTGGAATGAGTATCCGATTGCATTAACCTGGATCAGTGACACTAATAAATTGACATTGCCTGTAGCCATGGCAAGAATTGCTGGCTCATCAGTTTTTGCTATCCCTTTTGGTGCGTATGCTGCAGCAACTGTTCTTGGTTCAATCCCCTTGGTGCTGCTTGTGTTGATTTTTCAAAAACCAATTGTGTCTGGTCTAACTAGCGGAGCTGTAAAGGGATGA
- the dxs gene encoding 1-deoxy-D-xylulose-5-phosphate synthase gives MHLSELTHPNQLHGLSETQLEAVAKQIRERHLEVVSNSGGHLGPGLGVVELTLALYQTLDLDRDKVVWDVGHQAYPHKLITGRYGSFDSLRQQGGVAGYLKRTESRFDHFGAGHASTSISAALGMAIARDRQGLDYKCVAVIGDGALTGGMALEAINHAGHLPSTPLLVVLNDNDMSISPPVGALSTYLNRMRLSPPLQFLSGSVEESVRNLPFMGGEIPPELNRLKESMRRLAVPKVGAVFEELGFTYMGPIDGHDIAEMTRTFQSAHRVGGPVMVHVVTKKGKGYPYAEADQVGYHAQSAFNLSTGKARPSKTPKPPSYSKVFGQTLVKLCEQNPKVVGITAAMATGTGLDILQKALPDQYIDVGIAEQHAVTLSAGMACDGLRPVVAIYSTFLQRAFDQLIHDVGIQKLPVTFVLDRAGIVGADGPTHQGQYDISYMRAIPNFTVMAPKDEAELQRMLVTCLNHDGPTALRIPRGPGEGVPLMEEGWEALPIGCGEVVREGNDVLIVAYGAMVPKAMATAKCLAAVGVEVAVINARYLRPLDEALIHPMAKQIGKIVTMEEGALAGGFGSAVLESLQEKGLAIPMLRIGIPDRLVDHATPQQSFEALGLTPDQMAVRIKQHFLLSTSGSLTLEEKAPAEVSSAG, from the coding sequence ATGCATCTGAGCGAATTAACCCATCCCAATCAGCTGCACGGGCTGTCAGAGACGCAGCTTGAGGCTGTTGCCAAGCAAATTCGTGAACGCCATTTGGAAGTGGTGTCCAATAGTGGCGGCCATCTCGGGCCTGGATTAGGCGTCGTTGAATTAACTCTGGCCCTGTACCAAACGCTTGATCTTGATCGAGACAAGGTGGTCTGGGACGTGGGTCATCAGGCCTATCCACACAAATTGATTACTGGACGCTATGGAAGCTTCGACTCCCTGCGTCAGCAGGGAGGAGTTGCCGGATATCTCAAGAGAACGGAAAGTCGTTTTGATCATTTCGGTGCAGGGCACGCCAGCACATCCATCTCGGCAGCTTTGGGGATGGCAATAGCTCGTGATCGGCAAGGTCTTGATTACAAATGCGTTGCAGTGATTGGTGATGGGGCCCTTACCGGTGGCATGGCCTTAGAGGCGATCAACCATGCCGGTCATCTGCCATCCACTCCACTTCTCGTTGTTTTAAACGACAACGACATGTCGATTTCTCCACCAGTTGGTGCTCTGTCGACCTATCTCAACCGGATGCGATTGAGCCCGCCTCTTCAATTTTTATCTGGAAGCGTTGAGGAAAGCGTGCGCAATCTCCCCTTCATGGGGGGCGAAATACCACCAGAGCTGAATCGTCTTAAGGAGAGCATGCGCCGCCTCGCTGTTCCCAAAGTTGGTGCCGTCTTTGAAGAACTTGGATTCACCTACATGGGTCCGATCGACGGCCATGACATTGCTGAAATGACTCGAACCTTCCAATCCGCTCATCGCGTGGGTGGTCCTGTGATGGTTCATGTTGTTACAAAAAAAGGAAAGGGGTATCCCTACGCAGAAGCAGATCAAGTCGGTTACCACGCACAGTCAGCTTTCAACCTCAGTACAGGTAAAGCGAGGCCTAGCAAAACGCCAAAACCACCGAGCTACAGCAAGGTATTTGGACAAACCCTTGTCAAACTCTGCGAACAGAATCCAAAAGTTGTTGGGATTACAGCCGCCATGGCGACTGGTACTGGTCTGGATATCCTGCAAAAAGCACTTCCAGACCAATACATCGACGTTGGCATTGCTGAGCAGCATGCCGTCACCCTGTCTGCTGGCATGGCCTGCGATGGACTTAGACCTGTGGTGGCGATCTACAGCACGTTTTTACAGAGAGCCTTTGATCAGCTCATCCACGATGTAGGGATTCAAAAACTGCCAGTGACTTTTGTTTTGGATCGGGCAGGAATTGTCGGAGCTGATGGCCCAACCCACCAAGGGCAATACGACATCAGCTACATGCGTGCGATTCCCAATTTCACCGTGATGGCACCCAAAGATGAGGCGGAGCTTCAAAGAATGCTGGTGACTTGCCTCAACCATGATGGACCCACAGCTCTGAGAATTCCTCGCGGCCCTGGTGAAGGTGTGCCATTGATGGAGGAAGGCTGGGAGGCACTCCCCATTGGCTGTGGTGAAGTTGTACGCGAAGGAAATGATGTCTTAATCGTTGCTTATGGAGCCATGGTGCCGAAGGCAATGGCTACGGCGAAATGTTTAGCAGCAGTTGGCGTAGAGGTTGCTGTAATAAATGCCCGATATTTACGGCCGCTGGATGAAGCACTCATTCATCCCATGGCGAAGCAAATCGGCAAGATTGTCACGATGGAAGAGGGAGCTTTAGCTGGCGGCTTCGGCTCAGCTGTTCTTGAATCGCTCCAGGAGAAAGGGTTAGCGATTCCCATGCTTCGCATTGGCATTCCTGATCGGCTGGTGGATCACGCAACTCCCCAGCAAAGTTTTGAAGCCCTGGGGTTGACGCCGGATCAAATGGCAGTGCGAATCAAGCAGCATTTTCTGCTGTCAACATCTGGATCCCTCACACTCGAGGAGAAAGCACCAGCTGAAGTTTCATCAGCTGGTTGA
- a CDS encoding DUF3593 domain-containing protein → MTSTFDPAPLFALSLLPYLVFLFHLGRSRQLPKLTVLGFQLTLLFVAVTIAAAVFALVRYDAELVAVDWLHGGAEAFLTLSNACIVAGLLRSKPQEPVNNSYEEEILGR, encoded by the coding sequence ATGACCTCAACCTTTGATCCAGCGCCCCTCTTTGCCCTCTCGTTGCTTCCCTATTTGGTGTTTCTGTTTCACCTTGGCCGAAGCAGGCAACTGCCAAAATTGACCGTTCTTGGGTTTCAGCTCACACTCTTGTTTGTCGCTGTCACAATTGCTGCCGCGGTGTTTGCTCTCGTTCGATACGACGCTGAATTGGTAGCTGTGGATTGGCTTCACGGAGGTGCTGAAGCTTTTCTTACCTTGAGCAATGCCTGCATTGTTGCCGGGCTGCTTCGATCAAAGCCGCAAGAGCCAGTGAATAACTCTTACGAGGAGGAGATCTTGGGGCGTTGA
- the psaK gene encoding photosystem I reaction center subunit PsaK: MFTPLLAVAPATLSWSPKVALVMVVCNIIAIGIGKATIKHQDVGLKLPGANFFGGMSHGSMLATTSLGHIIGFGAIQGLAARGVL; encoded by the coding sequence ATGTTTACTCCTCTTCTGGCTGTAGCTCCAGCCACTCTTTCCTGGTCACCCAAGGTTGCCCTCGTGATGGTGGTCTGCAACATCATTGCCATCGGGATTGGCAAAGCCACGATTAAGCATCAAGACGTGGGTCTCAAATTGCCTGGCGCTAATTTCTTTGGCGGTATGAGTCACGGCAGCATGCTCGCCACCACGAGCCTGGGGCACATCATTGGATTTGGTGCGATTCAGGGACTCGCAGCCAGAGGCGTTCTTTAA